The window ACTTAAGTGCATCCGGAGGTACTGAAAAGACTTCTTATTTTACTTCACTGGGTTATTTAGATCAGACAGGTATTATCGGAGGTACTGATTTCGAAAGGATTTCAACAAGAATTAATCTTGAAACACAACTTTCAGATAAGGTTAAAATAGGAACAAATACGTCACTTACCTATACGAACCAGAATAGAGCTTCTGCAAGTACTGCCGGTGCATCTGCTGTAAGAAATGCTTTATTGTATGCAAATGCTATTCCTGTTTATCAAATGAATCCTGACGGATCAATTGTACTTGATGACAAAGGAAATAAAGTATATAACTTTAATAACCCTGTGAGTTTAGATTTCAACCCTTTGTATACTGTTGAAAACGATGTGTATAACACAAAAACTTATAGAGTTTTGTCAGGTATTTTTGCTGAGTTTGACTTAGATTTTATTACGGAGGGCTTGAAGTTCAGAACCGATGAGTCTATCGACTTCTCTAGTATTGATGATTTCCAGTTCTACAATCCATTCCATGGAAATGGACCAAGTGTAAACGGTAGAGGTTATGCAATCGCTTCTTGGAACTCATTGTGGACAGCTTCTCAGAAGTTCATCTACGACAGAACCTTTGGCGACCACCATTTTAATGTTCTTGCCGGTTTTGAGAACTCTGAGAACAGAAACCGTGTGATTACTGCACACGCAACCCAATATGCGATCTATGGAGATGTAGTATTGCCGGATCTGGCAAATGCAGCTCAGTACGAGGGAGCAAGTTCAACTACTGACAAATGGTCAATATTATCATACTTTGGCCGTGTAAATTACGATTGGAAGGATAAGTATTCAGTATCTGCTTCATACAGAAGAGATGGATCTAGTAGATTCGGTAAAAACAACAGATATGGTAATTTCTACTCAGTGGCTGGTTCCTGGAGAATTTCAGGAGAAAGGTTTATGGAAAATGTACAATGGGTAGATAACTTAAAATTACGTGGTAGTTACGGTACGTCAGGAAATGACAGAGTAGGATTGTACGACTATATCACGAACTTCTCTTCATGGAATTATGACGGTATGCCTGGTAATGCATTATTTAAGCCTGGTAACCCTGATCTTTCTTGGGAAGAAAGTGCTACTTTGAACGTAGGTCTTGATTTTAAATTGTTCAAAAACAGATTAAATGGTAGTGCAGAATACTATAGCAGAGAGACTTCTCAGTTATTGTATGAAACGCCAATATCACTTGTTTCCGGTTTTTCTGACGTTATTAAAAACTCAGCATCAGTTAAAAACTCTGGTTTCGAATTTAGCTTAGATTACAGACTGATCAATTCAGAAAACTTTAAGTGGGATCTAGCTGCCAACTATACCATTAATACCAATGAGATCTTAAGTTTGCCAACTGAGCAGCAGATCAACGGAACCAAAATATGGGAAGAAGGTGGTAGTATTTATGATTTCTACCTGAGAAAGTGGGCAGGAGTTGATCCTGATAATGGAGATCCGCTTTGGTATACAGATGTTGTTGGAGCTGACGGCCAATTGGAAACTACCAACGATTACAATACGGCAGACAGATTTAACGTGGGATCGGCACTTCCTGATGGATATGGTGGTTTCCAGACAACCTGGAGCTATAAAGGGTGGAGTTTATCTGCTAATACATACTTTAGTATAGGAGGTAAAATTCTTGATCAGGTTGAAGCTGACTTGCTTAACGATGGTAACGATCTTGGATACCAGTTATCTGCAAAGCAACTTAATTCTTGGAAGACTGCAGGCGATATCACTGATGTACCTCGCTTTATCCCGAATAACGCAAATAATTCTAATGGTAGTTTGTCAACAAGATATCTTTACGATGCAACATATGCTAAATTAAAGTCCGTAACTTTGTCTTATGCAGTTGATAGAGATGTGTTGAATAAGTTTGGTGTTAACAGTTTATCTGTTTACGTATCAGGTAATAACTTATTGACTTGGACTAAATCAGACTTCGAAGGATTTGATCCTGAGGTTGGTTTAAACGGATTAACAAGTTATGTAACTCCTAATGCAAGAACAATTGTTATGGGATTAAAATTAGGACTATAAAATAAATGAAAATGAAAAAGTACATAAATAAAATATTATTGTTGTTCCTTGCGATTTCTGCTACAAGTTGTGGCGATGATTTCCTAGAGCAACAGCCGTCAGATAGACCAACAGAAGATGTTCTGTTCAATTCTGTTGAAGGAGCTCAGATTCACTTAAATGGTATTTATTCATTACAGAACTATTACTACGGTGAAGGAACCAGAGGGATCCTGATCTCTGATGTGATGGGTGATGATGCATTGGTTATATCCAGTAATAACTATAGCAGGTATGTAGGTGAGTACCGTTATAATTATACGGTAGAGAGTAGCAGGGCGTATGAACTTTACTACTATAGCTACAGAACGATTTCCAATGCGAACTTGTTCTTGAACCAAATTGATAATATCGAAGGCGATCAGGCCAAGATTAACGACCTGAAAGCTCAGGCACTTTCTTTAAGAGCATTTGCATATTTCAGTCTTGTTAGATGGTTCGGAGAAACAGCTTATACAGATGATCCTAATGGTCGCGGTGTGCCGATCAATACAACAGTAAACAGTTTAGACGGATATAACATCCCGAGGAGTACTGTCGGAGAGGTGTACCAGCAAATTGTTTCTGATTTATCAGAAGCTGAGCAGAACAGCCAACCGGCCGATTATAAAGGATTTATCGATGCAAGTGCTGTAGCTGCATTACAAGCCAGAGTTTACCTTACTATGGGCGACTGGGCCAATGCTTCTAAGTACGCTAAAAAAGCCTATGCAGGATTTACATTAATTGATGAACAAACATACTTAAGTGGGTTCAATAGTACTAATGCTGAAGTAATTTGGGAACAAAGATTCATTGATAGTGATACCAATATCTTCTTAAGTATTCCATCATTTACTTATACTAGTGGTGATATCACTTTCGGAGATAGCAACGGAGATAATGTAGTAGACGGAAATGACGTAAATGCATCGACTCCGGGAGCTGATTTTGTATTTGGTTATAACAGTTTAAGGGTAACTGAATACCTGATCGAACTGTTTGAAGATACAGATTTCAGAAAGAAAATGTTCCCTGTGAATTTAGATCCTAACGGAAACATGATCGGAGATGTATCTCCGGACAAGAAATATGCTCAGTACGGTGCTGCAGATGGTTATTTGACAACAAAGTATAAAAGTGTTAGCTCTTTGGGTACAGGTGACTTCCCTAGAATCCGTGCCGCTGAAATGTATTTGATCGAAGCCGAGGCTGAGGCTAATATGGGGAACACTGCTGCTGCTCAAGCTGCATTGCTTAAAGTTCAGCAAAGAGCCGATAATACAGTTACTGCTGTAACGACTACAGGACAGGATCTTTTAGATGAGATCTACGTGGAAAGAAGAAAAGAATTGTTCTATGAAGGACATAGATTCTTTGACCTTAAGCGTCTTGATCAGAATTTAGATAGAACTGCTTCTGATAAAGATCACTGGTCTGATTTTACGCTTACTGGTATTAGTAATGATAAGAATATCATTCAAAGAAACAGTGTAACTAAGCGTTTTTGTCTTCCGATTCCACAAGATGAAATTAATGCAAATGAGGCATTAACTGACGAAGATCAAAACGAAGTATACAAGTAAGACTTGTAGATACTAATTAAAAGAATCCCGCAAAACAACTGTTTTGCGGGATTTTTTCTTTATATAAACTAGCTTGCAAGCTCACGAGAGGGCCGAGCGCAAAAAAAAGGTACAGCCTATCCTTATAGCTATGCGGATAAATCATAAATCTCGATTATCGGGTAAATCAATGAAAGTGCTGAATAAAGAATGCTTTAGAGGGGCATATACGAAAGAATAAATTCCCTCCTGAACAAACATCAAGGGTTTGTAGATACTCTGTTTCCCTATACGGATATTCCCTGCATGTTGCTGTCATATTGGGAATTTGCCCTTGTTTTACTGATCTGTGATCCCGATTGTATATTGACTGGTTATACGTCAGTTTTTTAAAAATTGAACCTGTAATTTTATTTCTCGCAATTTTCAGACTTAATCCTTTTGTGTTCGAAACATCGGAAAGAATGAAAAAAACAATTAGAAAATAAATTACTTTCGTATTTGTTTTATTTTTTATATTAGCCCTGGATTATCGGTTGTAGCTGAAAACCATAATCTTAGAGGAATATCATATGAAGCTCACACCGTACAAACTTATAAACAATCCGGATCAAGAAGCTGCAACTGTCTTCAGAGAAGAAGAGCTTATTGGCAGAGATGGATATACAGGTAATTACGATGCTTTGAAAGATCCGGATCTATGGAAGCTCTTTTTAGATGGAGATGAAGGGGCTTTTGTTAAGATCTATAATGATTATTTCTTTACCTTATGTAATTTTGGGATTCAGTATACAAATATAGAAGTTGTAAAAGATGCTGTTCAGGATATGTTCATAGATCTTCGAAAAAAAAGAAGGCATCTTCCTAAAATTAAAAAGTCATTAAAGCTGTTTTTATTCCAGTGCTTAAAGAGACGACTTTTAAACATATTAAAAAAACAAAGTCGCCTTTCCGTTCCTGATAAGGAATGTGAAGAATTCGGTTTTCATAAATCTCATGAAGAGGTGATAATACTGAACCAGGGACAGAAACAAGATATCGACCGGCTGGAAAATGCTTTAGGCCGGCTGAATAAAAAACAGCGGGAGGTAATATATTATTATTTCTATCAGGGGATGGGTTATGAAGAAATCCAGGATCTAATGGGATTCGATAATATTAAGTCTGCCAGGAACCTTGTTTATAAAATTATCAAAACACTTCGCAAAGGCTTCATTTTTCTTTTTTAAAAAAAAAGTATAAAAAAACTGATGTCATTTTATTTTTTCTGTTGTCTACTGTTTGAAAAGCAGAGATAAATTGAAAAAAGTCAAACACGATATTAAGTTCTTTCTAACAAATCCTTCGTTTGTTAAGTGGATTAACAATTCGAATGAGGAAAGCGATTATTATTGGAAAAAATGGATAGAAAGTCACCCGGAAGACAGGTCGGCCTTCTATGCAGCCAA of the Zhouia spongiae genome contains:
- a CDS encoding RagB/SusD family nutrient uptake outer membrane protein — its product is MKKYINKILLLFLAISATSCGDDFLEQQPSDRPTEDVLFNSVEGAQIHLNGIYSLQNYYYGEGTRGILISDVMGDDALVISSNNYSRYVGEYRYNYTVESSRAYELYYYSYRTISNANLFLNQIDNIEGDQAKINDLKAQALSLRAFAYFSLVRWFGETAYTDDPNGRGVPINTTVNSLDGYNIPRSTVGEVYQQIVSDLSEAEQNSQPADYKGFIDASAVAALQARVYLTMGDWANASKYAKKAYAGFTLIDEQTYLSGFNSTNAEVIWEQRFIDSDTNIFLSIPSFTYTSGDITFGDSNGDNVVDGNDVNASTPGADFVFGYNSLRVTEYLIELFEDTDFRKKMFPVNLDPNGNMIGDVSPDKKYAQYGAADGYLTTKYKSVSSLGTGDFPRIRAAEMYLIEAEAEANMGNTAAAQAALLKVQQRADNTVTAVTTTGQDLLDEIYVERRKELFYEGHRFFDLKRLDQNLDRTASDKDHWSDFTLTGISNDKNIIQRNSVTKRFCLPIPQDEINANEALTDEDQNEVYK
- a CDS encoding RNA polymerase sigma factor encodes the protein MKLTPYKLINNPDQEAATVFREEELIGRDGYTGNYDALKDPDLWKLFLDGDEGAFVKIYNDYFFTLCNFGIQYTNIEVVKDAVQDMFIDLRKKRRHLPKIKKSLKLFLFQCLKRRLLNILKKQSRLSVPDKECEEFGFHKSHEEVIILNQGQKQDIDRLENALGRLNKKQREVIYYYFYQGMGYEEIQDLMGFDNIKSARNLVYKIIKTLRKGFIFLF
- a CDS encoding SusC/RagA family TonB-linked outer membrane protein, encoding MRIRFYLFLKVFLISVIAMAQEKTVTGMVTDQDGLPLPGASVIVKGTSNGTQTDFDGNYSINVANGSTLVFSYVGLKTTERVVGASSTINVTLEQDSQALEEVVVVAYGTAKKATFTGSASEVKSPELENIPVATFTDALQGNSSGLQVNSTSGDPGSGSAIRIRGIGSLSADSSPLYVIDGVIVNNGNVSELFDADSPTSLASSDVLSSLNPADIESVTVLKDAASTSIYGARAANGVVLITTKKGKKGTVRINFDTKYGLSSLPTDGYKLLNSAQYYRTYYDGYIASGFTSDEANQRTVAALSGNNPYNVANPINANGQLLPDARIITDTDWVDQVFGTGEIKEYNLSASGGTEKTSYFTSLGYLDQTGIIGGTDFERISTRINLETQLSDKVKIGTNTSLTYTNQNRASASTAGASAVRNALLYANAIPVYQMNPDGSIVLDDKGNKVYNFNNPVSLDFNPLYTVENDVYNTKTYRVLSGIFAEFDLDFITEGLKFRTDESIDFSSIDDFQFYNPFHGNGPSVNGRGYAIASWNSLWTASQKFIYDRTFGDHHFNVLAGFENSENRNRVITAHATQYAIYGDVVLPDLANAAQYEGASSTTDKWSILSYFGRVNYDWKDKYSVSASYRRDGSSRFGKNNRYGNFYSVAGSWRISGERFMENVQWVDNLKLRGSYGTSGNDRVGLYDYITNFSSWNYDGMPGNALFKPGNPDLSWEESATLNVGLDFKLFKNRLNGSAEYYSRETSQLLYETPISLVSGFSDVIKNSASVKNSGFEFSLDYRLINSENFKWDLAANYTINTNEILSLPTEQQINGTKIWEEGGSIYDFYLRKWAGVDPDNGDPLWYTDVVGADGQLETTNDYNTADRFNVGSALPDGYGGFQTTWSYKGWSLSANTYFSIGGKILDQVEADLLNDGNDLGYQLSAKQLNSWKTAGDITDVPRFIPNNANNSNGSLSTRYLYDATYAKLKSVTLSYAVDRDVLNKFGVNSLSVYVSGNNLLTWTKSDFEGFDPEVGLNGLTSYVTPNARTIVMGLKLGL